The DNA region TTGGTGGCCGGATGGGAAACCGGCGGTCCGAAGGGGCGCGTTGTGGTGCGGTGAAAATGCTCGCGCAAAGACCCGGGCGGGGGCAAAAGGGGGGCGTGAACCGCTCAATCACCGATGGGGCTACGATACTTTTGTCGTAGGGCGATGGGCTCCGTGGTGAAGTGAGCTTGAGAAACGCCTGAGTCGAGCGCAGTGGTTTCGATAAGGATAAAGATCGCTGATCTGGCGTGCGCGGCGTTGGAGGGACGGTGTCCCCACCGTCAGTGTGGTGCCGTCATGCGCTTCATGCCACGAACTTAGTGGGCTCTGCCGCCAACCAAAGGAATCCGCGTAAATCCGGGTAATCTGCGGTTCCAAAAAGCGAATCCCCCTCCGCGCAGGATCCGGGGCGGCAATATTGAAGAGACGAGGGACTCGCTGCGCTCGGTGCGGTTACGGGTTTCGCTGTCGACGAGGACGTCGAGCCTCCGTAGGCGGGATTTCGCGCCGTCCTGGGGGGAGTTCACCCTTGTGATTTCCGGGTTGCGTGATGGGGTGGGGGCGTGAAAAGTGCCCATTATGAGTACATCGAATGACGTTGTCGTATTGTTTTCCGGTCAGGGCGCCCAGCAGGTGGGTATGGGCAAAGACCTGGTCGCTGAGTTTCCTGTGGCGCTTGAGCTCGCGGAGCGCGCCGACGAAGTGCTCGGCTGGAAGTTGAGCGAGGTCATGTTCGAAGGACCAATGGACGAGTTGACCCGCACGTCGCGTTGCCAGCCGGCGCTCTACTTGCACGGCATGATGGTGCTCGAGATTCTGCGCGACCTCGTGCCGGATCTGAATGTGAAGGCTGCCGCCGGGTTGTCGCTCGGTGAGTTCACCGCGCACGCTGCTGCTGGTACGTTCTCGTTCGAAGATGGACTCAAGTTGGTTGCCCGTCGTGGTCTCTTCATGGAGCAGGCTTGCGAAGCCGAAGGTGGTGCAATGGTCGCCCTCATTGGCGGCGACGAAGAAAAGATCAAGCAACTCGCGGCTGACTGTGATGTCGACGTGGCAAACCTGAACGCACCAGGTCAGATCGTGCTTTCCGGATCGGTCGAGGGGATCGACAAAGCGGCTGCCTCCGCCAAGGAAGCGGCAGGTTGCAAGTTGGCCAAGAAGCTGCCGGTTGCCGGTGCATATCACTCGCGTTTGATGCAGAGCGCGCAGGACAAGTTGGCCGAAGAGCTGGCCGGCGTTGAGCTTTCCACCCCTGAGGTGCCGGTTTGGAGTAACTTCCTGGCCACCACCGTGAGCGATGCTGCTGAGATCCGCTCGGCGCTGGAGAACCAGGTCACCGGATCGGTGCGCTGGGCTGAGTCGATGGCGAAGATTGTGGAAGGCGGCGACACCACCTTCCTCGAGCTCGGGCCGG from Sulfuriroseicoccus oceanibius includes:
- the fabD gene encoding ACP S-malonyltransferase is translated as MSTSNDVVVLFSGQGAQQVGMGKDLVAEFPVALELAERADEVLGWKLSEVMFEGPMDELTRTSRCQPALYLHGMMVLEILRDLVPDLNVKAAAGLSLGEFTAHAAAGTFSFEDGLKLVARRGLFMEQACEAEGGAMVALIGGDEEKIKQLAADCDVDVANLNAPGQIVLSGSVEGIDKAAASAKEAAGCKLAKKLPVAGAYHSRLMQSAQDKLAEELAGVELSTPEVPVWSNFLATTVSDAAEIRSALENQVTGSVRWAESMAKIVEGGDTTFLELGPDKALAGMMKRIAKGASVTSIGSAEDVEAFAGEDA